In the Shewanella sp. OMA3-2 genome, one interval contains:
- the rpmD gene encoding 50S ribosomal protein L30 has translation MATKTVKVTQTKSSIGRLPKHRATLTGLGLRRIGHTVELEDTPSVRGMINKVYYMVSVEE, from the coding sequence ATGGCTACTAAAACAGTTAAAGTAACACAGACTAAAAGCAGCATCGGTCGTTTACCAAAACACCGTGCTACCCTAACAGGTTTAGGTCTGCGCCGTATTGGTCATACAGTTGAGCTTGAAGATACTCCTTCAGTTCGCGGTATGATCAACAAGGTTTACTACATGGTTTCGGTGGAGGAATAA
- the rpsE gene encoding 30S ribosomal protein S5, producing the protein MAKLEAQQKDDLQEKLIAVNRVSKVVKGGRIFSFTALTVVGDGNGKIGYGYGKAREVPAAIQKAMEKARRNIVTVELNAGTLHHPVKGRHTGSLVYMQPASQGTGIIAGGAMRAVLEVAGVHNVLSKAYGSTNPINIVRATVDALVHMKSPAQIAAKRGLNVDEIRG; encoded by the coding sequence ATGGCTAAATTAGAAGCTCAGCAAAAAGACGATTTGCAAGAAAAATTGATTGCAGTTAATCGTGTTTCTAAAGTAGTTAAGGGCGGTCGTATCTTTAGCTTCACAGCACTAACAGTAGTGGGTGACGGTAATGGTAAGATTGGCTATGGCTATGGTAAAGCGCGTGAAGTTCCAGCTGCAATTCAAAAAGCAATGGAAAAAGCGCGTCGTAACATTGTGACCGTTGAGTTGAATGCAGGTACTCTGCATCACCCAGTTAAAGGTCGCCATACAGGCTCACTTGTGTACATGCAACCTGCATCACAAGGTACCGGTATTATTGCCGGTGGCGCAATGCGTGCCGTATTGGAAGTAGCAGGCGTTCATAACGTTCTGTCAAAAGCATACGGTTCTACTAACCCGATCAACATCGTTCGCGCAACAGTCGATGCGTTGGTGCACATGAAGTCACCTGCTCAAATCGCTGCTAAACGTGGCCTGAATGTTGACGAAATTCGGGGATAA
- the rplR gene encoding 50S ribosomal protein L18 translates to MDKKTSRLRRATRARKKIQELGVNRLVVHRTPRHIYAQVISPEAQVLAAASTVEKTVKEQLKSTGNVDAAKAIGKLVAERAIEKGVATVAFDRSGFKYHGRVAALADAAREAGLKF, encoded by the coding sequence ATGGATAAGAAAACATCTCGCTTACGTCGCGCTACTCGTGCACGTAAGAAGATCCAAGAGCTAGGCGTGAATCGTCTGGTTGTACATCGTACACCGCGTCACATTTATGCTCAGGTTATTAGTCCTGAAGCTCAGGTGTTAGCTGCCGCTTCAACTGTTGAAAAAACAGTTAAAGAGCAACTAAAGAGTACCGGAAACGTAGATGCGGCTAAAGCAATTGGTAAACTAGTTGCTGAGCGTGCGATCGAGAAGGGCGTAGCTACAGTTGCGTTCGACCGTTCTGGTTTCAAGTATCACGGACGTGTGGCTGCATTAGCAGACGCTGCTCGTGAAGCTGGCCTGAAGTTCTAA
- the rplF gene encoding 50S ribosomal protein L6 — protein MSRVAKAPVTIPAGVEVTLNEQTLTVKGGKGSLTRVINNAVNVVIEDAQVKFLPVEGFEKAWAQAGTARALVNNMVVGVSQGFVKKLKLVGVGYRAKIAGSDLDLTLGFSHPLVHKLPAGVTVECPSQTEIVLTGVDKQLVGQVAANIRGYRPPEPYKGKGVRYDDEVVRRKEAKKK, from the coding sequence ATGTCTCGTGTTGCAAAAGCACCAGTCACTATCCCTGCTGGCGTAGAGGTGACTTTAAACGAACAGACTCTTACCGTCAAAGGCGGTAAAGGTAGTCTGACTCGAGTAATCAACAATGCGGTAAATGTTGTTATCGAAGATGCACAAGTTAAGTTTCTACCTGTCGAAGGCTTTGAAAAAGCTTGGGCACAGGCAGGTACGGCACGTGCACTCGTAAACAATATGGTTGTTGGTGTATCTCAAGGTTTTGTGAAAAAACTTAAACTTGTTGGTGTAGGTTACCGTGCGAAAATCGCTGGTAGTGACTTAGATTTAACATTAGGTTTCTCACATCCATTAGTACACAAGCTACCCGCAGGCGTGACAGTAGAATGTCCTAGCCAAACTGAGATCGTCTTAACAGGCGTTGATAAACAGTTGGTTGGTCAGGTTGCTGCAAACATTCGTGGTTACCGTCCACCAGAGCCTTATAAAGGTAAAGGTGTTCGCTATGACGACGAAGTTGTACGCCGTAAAGAGGCTAAGAAGAAGTAG
- the rpsH gene encoding 30S ribosomal protein S8 gives MSMQDPIADMLTRIRNGQAANHVSVKMPSAKLKVAIAKLLKDEGFITDYAVADEAKPELEITLKYFQGKPVVETIQRVSRPGLRIYKGKDELPKVMGGLGIAIVSTSKGLMTDRAARQFGSGGEVICYVA, from the coding sequence ATGAGCATGCAAGATCCTATTGCGGATATGTTAACCCGTATTCGTAACGGCCAAGCTGCTAACCACGTATCTGTAAAGATGCCTTCAGCTAAGTTAAAAGTAGCAATTGCGAAATTACTTAAAGATGAAGGTTTCATTACTGACTACGCCGTAGCAGATGAAGCTAAGCCTGAATTAGAAATTACATTAAAGTACTTTCAAGGCAAACCAGTCGTTGAGACTATCCAGCGCGTAAGCCGTCCTGGTCTTCGTATTTACAAAGGTAAAGACGAACTACCAAAGGTTATGGGCGGTCTGGGTATCGCAATTGTGTCCACTTCTAAAGGCTTGATGACTGATCGTGCCGCCCGCCAATTTGGCTCGGGTGGCGAGGTTATCTGCTACGTAGCGTAA
- the rpsN gene encoding 30S ribosomal protein S14: MAKTSMKAREAKRAQLVAKYAEKRLALKAAISSPETSEEDRWDAVLKLQALPRDSSASRQRNRCNQTGRPHGFLRKFGLSRIKLREATMRGEVPGLRKASW; this comes from the coding sequence ATGGCTAAAACATCTATGAAAGCACGTGAAGCAAAACGTGCACAGCTCGTAGCTAAGTATGCTGAAAAGCGTCTAGCACTTAAAGCTGCTATCAGCAGCCCAGAGACTTCTGAAGAAGATCGTTGGGATGCGGTACTTAAGTTGCAAGCACTACCACGTGATTCAAGCGCATCGCGTCAACGCAATCGCTGTAATCAAACTGGTCGCCCACATGGCTTCTTACGTAAATTCGGCTTAAGCCGTATTAAATTACGTGAAGCAACCATGCGTGGTGAAGTTCCTGGCCTACGTAAGGCCAGCTGGTAA
- the rplE gene encoding 50S ribosomal protein L5 → MAKLHDKYQETVIAELAKKFGYSSVMQVPRIDKITLNMGVGEAVADKKVMEHALRDMTAIAGQKPIVTVARKSVAGFKIREGYPIGCKVTLRGERMWEFLERLVDIAIPRIRDFRGLSAKAFDGRGNYAMGVKEQIIFPEIDYDKIDKIRGMDIVITTTAKNDEEGRALLTAFNFPFKK, encoded by the coding sequence ATGGCGAAACTGCATGATAAATATCAAGAGACTGTAATCGCTGAACTAGCTAAAAAGTTCGGTTATAGCAGTGTCATGCAAGTCCCTCGGATTGATAAAATCACCCTTAATATGGGTGTTGGCGAAGCTGTTGCAGATAAGAAAGTTATGGAGCATGCGCTTCGTGACATGACTGCAATCGCTGGTCAAAAGCCAATTGTAACTGTTGCTCGTAAATCAGTTGCTGGCTTTAAAATCCGTGAAGGCTACCCTATAGGCTGTAAAGTTACCCTACGCGGTGAGCGTATGTGGGAATTTTTAGAGCGTCTAGTTGACATTGCAATTCCACGTATTCGTGACTTCCGTGGCTTAAGCGCTAAAGCGTTTGACGGCCGTGGTAACTACGCAATGGGTGTGAAAGAACAGATCATCTTCCCTGAGATCGATTACGATAAAATCGATAAAATTCGTGGTATGGATATTGTTATCACTACTACTGCGAAGAATGATGAAGAAGGTCGTGCTTTGTTGACCGCTTTTAACTTCCCATTTAAGAAATAA
- the rplX gene encoding 50S ribosomal protein L24 — MAAKIRREDEVIVLAGKDKGKRGKVSQVLPTGKLIVEGINLVKKHQKPNPQLGVAGGVIEKEAPMQTSNVAIFNQATGKADRVGFRFENDKKVRFYKSNSELVK, encoded by the coding sequence ATGGCAGCAAAAATCCGTCGTGAAGACGAAGTGATTGTATTAGCAGGTAAAGACAAGGGTAAACGCGGTAAGGTTTCTCAAGTTCTACCTACTGGTAAATTAATTGTTGAAGGCATCAATCTCGTTAAGAAACACCAAAAGCCAAACCCACAATTGGGCGTAGCTGGCGGCGTTATCGAGAAAGAAGCACCGATGCAAACATCAAACGTAGCGATCTTTAACCAAGCCACAGGCAAGGCGGATCGTGTTGGTTTCCGATTTGAAAACGACAAAAAAGTCCGTTTTTATAAATCGAACAGCGAACTCGTTAAGTAA
- the rplN gene encoding 50S ribosomal protein L14 — MIQMQSTLDVACNSGARRVQCIKVLGGSHRRYAGIGDIIKVSVKEAIPRAKAKKGDVYNAVVVRTKKGVRRPDGSVIRFDRNAAVLLNANLAPIGTRIFGPVTRELRTEQFMKIVSLAPEVL, encoded by the coding sequence ATGATCCAAATGCAATCGACTCTAGACGTCGCATGTAATAGTGGCGCACGTAGAGTTCAGTGTATTAAGGTCTTGGGTGGCTCTCATCGTCGTTATGCCGGTATCGGCGACATTATCAAAGTTTCTGTTAAAGAAGCGATTCCTCGCGCTAAAGCGAAGAAAGGTGATGTATATAACGCGGTGGTAGTCCGTACTAAGAAAGGCGTACGTCGTCCAGACGGTTCTGTCATTCGCTTCGATCGGAATGCAGCGGTATTGCTTAATGCAAACCTTGCACCGATTGGTACTCGTATCTTTGGACCAGTGACACGTGAATTGCGTACTGAGCAATTTATGAAGATTGTCTCTCTGGCACCTGAAGTACTGTAA
- the rpsQ gene encoding 30S ribosomal protein S17, protein MSDKIRTLQGKVISNKMEKSITVAIERQVKHPIYGKYIKRTTKIHAHDETNQCNEGDIVTISQCRPLSKTKSWTLAEVVTKA, encoded by the coding sequence ATGTCTGATAAAATCCGTACTTTGCAAGGTAAAGTAATTAGTAACAAAATGGAAAAATCTATTACTGTTGCTATTGAGCGCCAAGTGAAACATCCTATTTATGGGAAGTACATTAAGCGTACTACTAAGATCCATGCACATGACGAAACTAATCAGTGTAATGAAGGTGACATCGTGACTATTAGTCAGTGTCGTCCTCTATCTAAGACTAAGTCTTGGACCCTAGCTGAAGTAGTAACCAAAGCCTAA
- the rpmC gene encoding 50S ribosomal protein L29, producing the protein MKASELREKSVEELNAELLGLLREQFNLRMQHATGQLTQTNQLKLVRRNIARVKTIITSKAGA; encoded by the coding sequence ATGAAAGCGAGCGAACTAAGAGAAAAGAGCGTTGAAGAACTTAACGCTGAATTACTTGGTCTGCTGCGTGAGCAGTTTAACCTGCGTATGCAACACGCTACTGGTCAATTGACTCAAACGAATCAATTGAAACTAGTGCGTCGTAACATTGCACGTGTTAAGACCATTATTACTTCTAAGGCAGGTGCGTAA
- the rplP gene encoding 50S ribosomal protein L16, giving the protein MLQPKRMKFRKMFKGRNRGLANGTEVNFGTFGLKAVGRGRLTARQIESARRAMTRHVKRQGQIWIRVFPDKPITSKPLEVRMGKGKGNVEYWVCQIQPGKVLYEMGGVPESLAREAFALAAAKLPLKTTFVTKTVM; this is encoded by the coding sequence ATGCTGCAACCTAAACGTATGAAGTTTCGCAAGATGTTCAAAGGCCGCAACCGTGGTCTAGCGAACGGTACTGAAGTTAACTTTGGTACTTTCGGTTTGAAAGCAGTCGGCCGTGGCCGTTTAACTGCACGTCAAATTGAATCTGCACGTCGTGCCATGACACGTCATGTTAAACGTCAAGGACAAATTTGGATTCGAGTTTTCCCTGACAAGCCAATTACCTCTAAGCCTCTTGAAGTGCGTATGGGTAAAGGTAAAGGTAACGTTGAATACTGGGTATGTCAGATTCAACCTGGTAAGGTTCTTTATGAGATGGGTGGTGTTCCTGAATCGTTGGCTCGTGAAGCCTTCGCTTTAGCAGCGGCAAAACTACCTCTAAAGACTACCTTCGTAACTAAGACGGTGATGTAA
- the rpsC gene encoding 30S ribosomal protein S3: MGQKVHPNGIRLGITKPWISTWYADGSDYANNLNSDWEVRQYLTEKLKAASVSKIVIERPAKSIRVTIHTARPGVVIGKKGEDVEVLRAYVSKITGTTAQINIAEIRKPELDAKLVADSIAQQLERRVMFRRAMKRAVQNAMRIGAQGIKVQVSGRLGGAEIARAEWYREGRVPLHTLRADIDYSTAESHTQYGVIGIKVWIFKGEVLDGMMPAIEEPKQQPKRKPRGK; encoded by the coding sequence ATGGGACAGAAAGTACATCCTAATGGTATCCGTTTGGGTATCACTAAGCCTTGGATCTCTACCTGGTACGCAGATGGATCAGACTATGCAAATAATCTGAACAGCGACTGGGAAGTGCGTCAATATTTAACTGAAAAGTTAAAGGCCGCATCAGTATCTAAGATTGTCATTGAACGCCCAGCGAAAAGCATCCGCGTTACTATTCACACTGCCCGTCCAGGTGTTGTGATTGGTAAGAAAGGTGAAGACGTTGAAGTACTACGTGCATATGTGTCTAAAATCACAGGCACTACTGCTCAAATCAACATCGCTGAAATCCGTAAGCCTGAATTAGACGCTAAGCTTGTTGCTGACAGTATTGCTCAGCAGTTAGAGCGCCGTGTTATGTTCCGTCGTGCTATGAAGCGCGCAGTTCAAAACGCAATGCGTATTGGTGCCCAAGGTATCAAGGTTCAAGTAAGCGGCCGTTTAGGTGGTGCTGAAATCGCACGTGCAGAATGGTATCGTGAAGGTCGTGTACCTTTGCATACTTTACGTGCTGATATCGACTATTCAACAGCTGAAAGTCACACGCAATATGGTGTGATTGGTATTAAAGTTTGGATCTTCAAAGGCGAAGTTCTAGACGGTATGATGCCTGCTATTGAAGAGCCAAAGCAGCAACCTAAGCGTAAGCCTCGTGGTAAATAG